Proteins encoded by one window of Desulfurococcus sp.:
- a CDS encoding NTPase, with the protein MHPPRVVITGPPGSGKSTLFSEIINSLVKAGLTVGGVRAPEVRVQGYRIGFKVIDILSGEEAWLARKNAPGSVRVGSYTVLVDEASRIMSKALTRALDEADVIGIDEVGPMELKIPVFTPLLYRVLDSTKPLILVVHYKLRDPVILGKLGNADWISVTIENREALKASIIGQLVEKIAGYVKHAKGC; encoded by the coding sequence TTGCATCCCCCCAGAGTAGTTATAACCGGGCCCCCGGGTTCAGGAAAATCCACATTATTCAGCGAGATTATTAACAGTTTAGTTAAAGCAGGCTTAACAGTGGGTGGAGTCAGAGCCCCCGAGGTAAGAGTACAGGGCTACAGAATAGGATTTAAAGTCATCGATATTCTCAGCGGTGAGGAAGCCTGGCTAGCTAGGAAGAATGCCCCGGGTTCTGTAAGAGTGGGATCCTACACTGTCCTAGTGGATGAAGCTTCAAGAATAATGAGCAAGGCTTTAACCCGGGCTCTCGATGAAGCGGATGTCATCGGTATAGACGAGGTAGGCCCCATGGAATTAAAGATACCAGTTTTCACACCTCTACTATACAGAGTGCTGGATTCCACGAAGCCATTAATACTAGTAGTACACTACAAGCTGAGGGATCCCGTGATACTGGGGAAGCTAGGCAACGCCGACTGGATCTCCGTGACTATCGAGAACAGAGAGGCCCTTAAGGCAAGCATTATTGGGCAACTGGTGGAGAAGATAGCAGGCTACGTGAAGCATGCTAAGGGATGCTAG
- a CDS encoding adenosine-specific kinase encodes MSVTIRVLDIKIPEGANVIIGRSHFIKTVEDIYEALVTSVPGIRFGLAFNEASGKRLVRYEGNDEELVKAAIDAALQIGAGHTFILFIRNAYPINILNQLKNIHEVVSLYVATGNPVQVVLAETNQGRAVIGVVDGFPPLGVEGDRDREERREFLRRIGYKK; translated from the coding sequence ATGAGCGTCACAATACGTGTCCTAGATATTAAGATACCTGAAGGAGCAAACGTGATCATTGGGCGCAGCCACTTCATAAAGACCGTTGAAGACATCTATGAGGCACTGGTAACCAGTGTACCCGGTATAAGATTCGGGCTTGCATTCAACGAGGCTAGTGGTAAAAGACTTGTTAGATACGAGGGGAACGATGAAGAGCTAGTTAAAGCTGCCATCGACGCCGCCCTGCAGATAGGAGCAGGGCACACCTTCATCCTATTCATTAGAAATGCTTACCCGATCAATATCTTAAACCAGCTGAAGAACATTCATGAAGTAGTCTCACTATATGTGGCTACAGGCAACCCGGTACAAGTGGTATTAGCTGAGACAAACCAGGGGAGAGCTGTAATAGGGGTTGTCGACGGATTCCCTCCTCTAGGCGTGGAGGGGGATAGGGATAGAGAGGAGAGGAGAGAGTTCCTTAGGAGAATAGGCTATAAAAAATAA
- a CDS encoding HAD-IB family phosphatase produces the protein MPRRLVVFDCDGVLTEDASSWEVMHKYFGSRSSRYFEELYRRNLISYLDWMKIDVALMISAWGKPITRMDVERVLSSIKVRPEARRVVDALRNLGYTLAVVSSGIDILVERVCRELGIEMCFYNKLRFHGDELIPGGEALVPLKEKPSIIVKLAKSLSIEPENVYYIGDSEWDIEVFKVIENSIALKPCGNACMHAKHVVASLEDIISILRE, from the coding sequence TTGCCAAGAAGATTAGTGGTCTTCGACTGTGACGGCGTATTAACCGAGGATGCTAGCAGTTGGGAGGTAATGCATAAGTATTTTGGAAGCCGTAGCAGCAGGTATTTCGAGGAGCTGTACAGGAGGAATCTCATCTCGTATCTTGATTGGATGAAGATTGATGTAGCTTTAATGATAAGTGCATGGGGTAAACCCATAACTAGAATGGATGTTGAGAGAGTACTCTCGAGTATTAAAGTGAGACCTGAAGCTAGAAGGGTAGTTGACGCCTTGAGGAACTTAGGGTATACTCTCGCTGTTGTAAGCAGTGGTATCGATATACTAGTCGAGAGAGTCTGCAGGGAACTAGGAATAGAGATGTGCTTTTACAACAAGCTTAGATTCCATGGAGATGAGCTAATACCTGGCGGTGAAGCACTTGTCCCGTTAAAGGAGAAGCCCTCTATAATAGTAAAGCTTGCCAAGAGCCTCTCCATAGAACCCGAGAACGTATACTATATTGGAGATAGCGAGTGGGATATCGAGGTCTTCAAGGTTATTGAGAATTCAATCGCGTTAAAGCCGTGTGGGAATGCCTGCATGCATGCAAAACACGTGGTAGCAAGCCTTGAAGACATCATAAGTATACTTAGAGAGTAA
- a CDS encoding DUF167 domain-containing protein, with amino-acid sequence MGLAEEVRSSILKHLAESSRGVILTIRVKPGEEEYLTLEGGELVFYSSEQLGGGRDNAVLVRFLSRGLKIPVSKIDIVYGQRHSLKKLLLQDVSMDVVADRLVRLVRLI; translated from the coding sequence TTGGGCCTAGCTGAAGAGGTACGTAGCAGTATATTGAAGCATCTAGCAGAATCTTCACGAGGTGTCATCCTGACTATAAGAGTGAAGCCAGGTGAAGAAGAATATCTCACCCTAGAGGGCGGAGAGCTAGTATTCTACTCCAGCGAGCAACTAGGAGGTGGCAGGGATAACGCTGTGCTAGTGAGATTCCTCTCGAGAGGATTAAAGATACCTGTATCGAAGATAGACATAGTCTACGGTCAACGCCACTCGCTTAAAAAGCTACTACTTCAAGATGTAAGCATGGATGTAGTAGCTGATAGGTTAGTCAGGCTTGTAAGACTCATATAA
- a CDS encoding ATP-binding protein — translation MPEASLDSLQAMINEVAKQLGDVRERIKQLKEERRKLIEEVSAKRVEKKEKLDKIRELKEKLRKTSEERRKLIEEYKKLAEERKSKIEELKTLRELITEKNSILQSMSREARTPVSVLRGEIERLEWYLQTNTLTLEEENRVVQKIKKLKDLLEKAEKLRKERNEVLEFKALYSSLRIQVKDITSKLQSLREQIAKLTEIRDALRKQLEDAVNTYNNLKNTVQTLQKNIDEISKELENLNSKLVELRSKLNDLNRDLKKAKLSLILEEKKREILEKTQGKKRLGIDELKIIYGEPEDFMEEQ, via the coding sequence ATGCCCGAGGCCAGCCTAGACAGCCTGCAGGCAATGATAAACGAGGTAGCAAAACAACTAGGGGATGTAAGAGAGAGAATAAAACAGCTGAAGGAGGAAAGGAGAAAGCTCATAGAGGAAGTAAGCGCGAAGAGAGTCGAGAAGAAGGAGAAACTGGATAAGATAAGAGAGCTTAAAGAAAAATTAAGAAAAACATCCGAGGAGAGGAGAAAGCTCATAGAGGAGTACAAGAAGCTCGCCGAGGAGAGAAAAAGCAAGATCGAGGAGTTGAAAACACTTAGAGAGTTAATCACGGAGAAAAACAGTATTCTTCAGAGCATGTCAAGAGAGGCTAGAACCCCTGTAAGCGTGCTTAGAGGAGAAATAGAGAGGCTTGAATGGTACCTCCAGACAAACACGCTTACACTGGAGGAGGAGAATAGAGTAGTACAGAAGATTAAGAAGCTTAAAGACCTGCTCGAGAAAGCTGAGAAGCTGCGGAAAGAGAGAAATGAGGTACTAGAGTTCAAGGCGTTATACTCCAGCTTGAGAATACAGGTTAAGGATATAACAAGCAAGCTCCAATCTCTGAGAGAGCAGATAGCTAAGCTGACTGAGATAAGGGATGCTTTGAGAAAACAGCTTGAAGATGCAGTAAACACCTACAATAACTTGAAGAATACTGTTCAGACACTACAGAAGAATATAGATGAAATCTCAAAGGAGCTGGAGAATCTTAACTCTAAGCTTGTCGAGCTGAGAAGCAAGCTAAACGATCTTAACAGGGATTTAAAGAAAGCAAAGCTAAGCTTGATTCTAGAGGAGAAAAAGCGCGAGATACTCGAGAAGACACAGGGGAAGAAGCGTCTAGGGATAGATGAATTAAAGATAATTTACGGCGAGCCCGAAGACTTCATGGAAGAGCAGTAA
- a CDS encoding CdvA-like protein — protein sequence MLEVTVDKVDEYLGKPVSDPYGRRVGFLVGFYSDSDGKVASFEVSFNDVDFRQISVDRFRIESGNIILIPEWEYNALVLEGRLERVKKRFAGLEELYSRKEIPSYTYEEFKKKLNDTLLKLKEETKSVKETLTKRMHEIEDMIVELEKAVTAVKVSYISGEISEKAYRASMDHLRKSLDILNNEKASVKKHLDKIEALENLPVDTAIKVSVASESAPKSNQPIQVVLVES from the coding sequence ATGTTAGAGGTAACAGTTGACAAGGTGGATGAGTACCTTGGGAAGCCTGTAAGCGATCCTTACGGCAGGCGTGTTGGCTTCCTAGTAGGATTCTACAGTGACTCTGATGGAAAGGTTGCATCATTTGAAGTTAGCTTCAACGATGTAGATTTTAGGCAGATTAGTGTTGATAGATTTCGCATTGAAAGCGGCAATATAATACTGATACCTGAATGGGAGTACAATGCACTCGTATTAGAGGGGAGGCTTGAAAGAGTTAAGAAGCGTTTCGCCGGCCTCGAGGAACTCTACAGTAGAAAGGAGATTCCAAGCTACACGTACGAGGAGTTTAAGAAGAAGCTTAACGACACCCTACTCAAGCTTAAAGAGGAGACTAAAAGCGTCAAGGAAACTCTCACAAAGAGAATGCACGAAATAGAAGACATGATAGTTGAGCTTGAGAAAGCAGTGACAGCAGTAAAAGTCAGCTATATAAGCGGGGAGATCTCGGAGAAAGCGTACAGGGCTTCAATGGATCACTTGAGGAAGAGCCTCGATATCTTAAACAACGAGAAGGCAAGTGTTAAGAAACACCTGGATAAGATTGAAGCCCTTGAAAACCTCCCTGTCGACACAGCTATAAAAGTCAGTGTTGCAAGTGAATCAGCCCCTAAATCCAATCAGCCAATTCAAGTAGTACTAGTTGAATCATAG
- the uppS gene encoding polyprenyl diphosphate synthase: protein MFKAALHLSKPLYKIYEKWLWMQIRDGPFPRHIGIIPDGNRRWARRLGIDPSMGHFYGYEKLKEVLKWIWDLGIKYVTIYAMSTENCIYRDEGERENLFNLARKGFIELKSMKEIHEKKVRVKVFGLLDLVPGDIVKLARELEAETSSYNSYHLNVALCYGGRQEIVEAVRSIARDVVEGRLRLEDISEEVFSKRLYTGGMPDPDLIIRTSGEERISNFLLWQLAYSELYFCDVFWPEFRRIDFWRAIRSYQMRERRFGR from the coding sequence ATGTTTAAAGCTGCTCTGCATCTTTCGAAGCCGCTATATAAAATCTATGAGAAATGGCTTTGGATGCAGATACGGGATGGACCCTTCCCGAGACATATAGGCATTATCCCTGACGGCAATAGAAGATGGGCTCGAAGGCTGGGTATCGACCCCTCAATGGGCCACTTCTACGGCTACGAGAAGCTCAAGGAGGTCTTGAAATGGATATGGGATCTCGGGATTAAGTATGTGACGATATATGCTATGAGCACTGAGAACTGTATTTACAGGGATGAAGGTGAACGGGAAAACCTCTTTAATCTAGCTAGGAAGGGCTTCATTGAATTGAAAAGCATGAAGGAAATACATGAGAAGAAAGTAAGAGTAAAGGTTTTCGGGCTACTAGACCTAGTTCCCGGTGACATCGTGAAGCTAGCCAGAGAGCTTGAAGCTGAAACCTCAAGCTACAACTCATATCACCTAAACGTAGCTCTCTGTTATGGGGGTAGACAGGAGATAGTTGAAGCTGTGAGATCAATCGCCCGGGATGTAGTAGAAGGAAGGCTAAGGCTTGAAGACATCAGTGAGGAGGTCTTCAGCAAGCGATTATATACAGGTGGCATGCCAGACCCCGACCTCATCATTAGAACTAGTGGTGAGGAACGCATAAGCAACTTTCTACTCTGGCAGTTAGCGTACAGCGAGCTCTACTTCTGCGATGTATTCTGGCCTGAATTCAGGAGAATAGATTTCTGGAGAGCTATTAGAAGCTACCAGATGCGTGAGAGGAGATTCGGTAGATAA
- the cysS gene encoding cysteine--tRNA ligase has translation MLPAVRIQDTLSKELKELKPVEPGVIKMYVCGPTVYDYTHIGHGRTYVVYDAFKRYLSLRGYHVVHVMNITDIDDKIINRSREEGRDWREIAEEYTRDYISSLQKLNITVDHHPRVTDHINDIIEFIQGLIEKDYAYIAPSGSVYFNVDKYADYGRLSGRLSRETWSQEQEFISEKKNPYDFALWKAAKPGEPYWESPWGKGRPGWHIECSVMSSRYLGSRFDIHGGGTDLIFPHHENERAQSEAFFGSQPWVSIWMHTGLVMVGREKMSKSLGNIIPLKEAFEKWGPMPLRLWYLSAHYRKPLYFSEESIESSVKLYDKLIAATQLLSRLARESTGLHYASDDDLRTLNQLITLHKRFHEALSTDFNTPEALAVLNEYLTILFRDIQYNPKHILVSTSIKLLRDFNTVLGVLGEEVRVLEEAESLVDELIEVIVEVRRELRKRGIYDLSDTIRSELARLGVQLMDKGLETTWIKTRKQA, from the coding sequence ATGCTTCCAGCTGTAAGAATACAGGATACACTTTCAAAGGAGCTTAAAGAGCTTAAACCAGTAGAGCCCGGCGTAATCAAGATGTATGTGTGTGGTCCAACAGTATACGATTACACTCACATAGGACATGGTAGAACGTACGTTGTCTACGATGCCTTCAAGAGGTATCTCTCACTGAGAGGCTACCACGTAGTCCACGTGATGAATATAACTGATATAGATGATAAGATCATAAACCGCTCGCGAGAAGAGGGAAGAGATTGGAGAGAGATAGCTGAAGAGTACACGAGGGATTACATTTCATCACTCCAGAAACTTAATATCACAGTAGACCATCACCCGAGGGTCACAGACCACATTAACGATATAATAGAATTCATCCAGGGATTAATTGAAAAAGACTACGCTTATATCGCCCCGAGTGGAAGCGTCTACTTTAACGTCGACAAGTACGCTGACTACGGCCGTCTCTCAGGACGCTTAAGCAGGGAAACATGGAGCCAGGAGCAGGAGTTTATCTCAGAGAAAAAGAATCCATACGATTTCGCCTTATGGAAGGCTGCTAAACCAGGGGAACCATACTGGGAGAGCCCGTGGGGTAAGGGGAGGCCTGGATGGCACATAGAGTGCAGCGTGATGAGTAGCCGCTACCTGGGCTCTAGATTCGATATTCATGGCGGTGGAACAGACCTAATATTCCCGCACCACGAGAATGAGAGAGCGCAGAGCGAAGCCTTCTTCGGCTCCCAGCCATGGGTGAGTATATGGATGCACACCGGGCTTGTAATGGTTGGAAGGGAAAAGATGAGTAAAAGCCTAGGTAACATAATACCATTAAAAGAGGCATTCGAGAAATGGGGTCCCATGCCTTTAAGGCTATGGTATCTCTCAGCACACTACCGTAAACCCCTCTACTTCTCCGAGGAGTCTATAGAGAGCTCAGTTAAGCTGTATGATAAACTGATTGCAGCTACCCAGCTACTTTCAAGGCTAGCTAGAGAGTCCACCGGGCTCCACTACGCTAGCGATGATGATTTAAGAACGTTAAACCAGCTTATCACGCTGCATAAAAGATTCCATGAAGCACTCAGCACGGATTTTAATACTCCTGAGGCTCTAGCAGTCCTCAACGAGTATCTGACAATACTCTTCAGGGATATACAGTATAATCCTAAGCACATCTTAGTATCAACCAGCATAAAACTCCTCAGAGACTTCAATACTGTGCTCGGCGTGCTGGGTGAGGAAGTCAGAGTTCTCGAGGAGGCTGAATCTCTAGTCGACGAGCTAATCGAGGTGATCGTAGAGGTTAGAAGAGAGCTGCGTAAGAGAGGTATATATGATCTATCAGACACCATTAGAAGCGAGCTCGCACGGCTAGGTGTCCAGTTAATGGATAAAGGACTTGAAACCACTTGGATTAAAACTAGAAAGCAGGCTTAA
- a CDS encoding tRNA (guanine(26)-N(2))-dimethyltransferase: protein MLRDASVRVSAHEQVVSEGLVKIVVPRLELYMRSDGSLEPAWMPVFYNPAAVVSRDLTIAVLKAFYGSRDIAFIEPLAGTGVRGIRIAVEKGGWGILNDVDPRALYYMSRNIELNNLSPEKIEVYSQEANSLLNNATFTGIAFDYIDLDPYGSPTPFIDSAFKPLARSALIGISATDTAPLTCSHSRKALRRYWIRCLDVDFEKELGMRLLTAYIARRAAALDTAVKPLVAFMHRHYYRLFFKTTRNAEEAYRLIDECIGYIWYCPSTLERGFARKPEEAESRICLNGGKPVLLEGVWICSLGDKAFINSVKSEVENTWWFSRETRKLINIISDEVEVNNPYVRIDKLCSILKKSMPKYEVIIERLRELGVKATRTHFDPRGLRVNSDVGVLYEVLKHL from the coding sequence ATGCTAAGGGATGCTAGCGTGAGAGTTAGTGCTCACGAGCAGGTTGTAAGCGAGGGACTCGTGAAAATAGTAGTCCCCAGGCTAGAGTTGTATATGAGAAGCGATGGCTCCCTCGAGCCAGCCTGGATGCCTGTCTTCTACAATCCTGCAGCTGTAGTGAGCCGGGATTTAACTATAGCTGTGCTTAAAGCCTTCTATGGTTCACGTGATATAGCTTTCATTGAGCCGCTGGCTGGCACAGGAGTCCGCGGGATCAGGATAGCTGTTGAGAAAGGCGGCTGGGGGATTCTAAACGATGTTGACCCGAGAGCCTTATACTACATGTCTAGGAATATTGAACTCAATAATCTCAGCCCGGAGAAGATAGAAGTGTACTCGCAGGAAGCCAACTCCCTGCTGAATAATGCAACATTCACAGGCATAGCTTTCGACTACATTGACTTAGACCCCTACGGCTCTCCAACTCCATTCATCGACTCAGCATTTAAGCCTCTAGCAAGAAGTGCTCTAATAGGTATATCAGCAACTGATACTGCACCATTAACATGCAGTCACTCCAGGAAAGCATTAAGGAGATATTGGATTAGATGCCTAGATGTAGACTTCGAGAAGGAGCTGGGGATGAGGCTGCTTACAGCCTACATAGCGAGGCGAGCAGCCGCGCTGGATACAGCGGTTAAACCACTAGTGGCCTTCATGCATAGACACTACTACAGGCTCTTCTTTAAAACTACGAGGAACGCTGAAGAAGCCTATAGGCTGATTGATGAGTGCATAGGCTACATATGGTACTGCCCATCAACTCTTGAGAGAGGATTCGCGAGGAAACCCGAGGAAGCTGAAAGCCGTATCTGCCTCAACGGCGGTAAACCAGTGCTCTTAGAAGGGGTCTGGATATGCAGTCTAGGAGATAAAGCCTTCATAAATAGCGTTAAATCTGAAGTAGAGAATACATGGTGGTTTAGTAGAGAGACGAGAAAACTCATCAATATTATCTCAGATGAAGTAGAAGTAAACAACCCTTATGTGAGAATAGATAAATTATGCTCTATACTTAAGAAGAGCATGCCGAAATATGAGGTTATAATTGAAAGACTACGAGAGCTAGGTGTTAAAGCTACCCGCACTCACTTCGATCCACGAGGACTGAGAGTGAATAGTGATGTAGGGGTACTCTACGAGGTATTAAAGCACTTATAG
- a CDS encoding deoxyribonuclease: MSRIQKKHNWNPYTSDVQRFSVYPRIQVPQEDSVKPGKIMTVEIGDVDKRGNGIVNYKGVKIIVFNASLGSKVKIRIARVNNDVAYGEILETLSETDERY; the protein is encoded by the coding sequence GTGAGCAGGATTCAGAAAAAGCATAACTGGAACCCCTATACCAGTGATGTTCAAAGATTCAGCGTATACCCTAGAATACAGGTTCCACAGGAGGATTCAGTGAAGCCTGGCAAGATTATGACTGTTGAAATAGGTGATGTAGATAAGCGTGGCAACGGCATAGTCAACTACAAGGGAGTAAAGATAATAGTGTTCAACGCCAGCTTAGGCTCGAAGGTTAAGATAAGAATAGCTAGAGTCAACAATGACGTAGCCTACGGGGAGATCCTTGAGACTCTGAGTGAGACTGATGAGAGATACTAG
- a CDS encoding acetate--CoA ligase family protein — translation MTPREIIASALKEGRIKLLEHEAFQLVKYYGIPSPEVVVVKSPEEARELADRVGYPVALKIVSPDITHKSDVGGVKLGLKNAEETARAVDEMLKTVKSRAPNARIVGVLMYNMAPQGLEVIVGGVRDGIFGPVIMFGLGGIFVEVLKDVSFRITPITLNDALDMLSEVKSAKILEGYRGQPAIDKKAIADIIVKTARLMEENPEIESIDLNPVMAYSKGAIAVDARVILSNR, via the coding sequence TTGACGCCCCGTGAAATAATAGCTAGTGCTTTAAAGGAGGGTAGAATAAAGCTCCTCGAGCACGAGGCATTCCAGCTCGTGAAGTACTATGGAATACCTTCACCAGAGGTAGTAGTTGTTAAAAGCCCTGAGGAGGCTAGAGAGCTCGCTGATAGAGTAGGCTACCCGGTAGCACTGAAAATAGTTTCACCGGATATAACACATAAGAGTGATGTAGGAGGAGTCAAGCTAGGATTAAAGAATGCTGAGGAAACCGCGAGAGCTGTTGATGAAATGCTTAAAACCGTGAAGAGCAGGGCTCCTAACGCCAGGATCGTAGGTGTCCTCATGTATAATATGGCGCCACAGGGTCTTGAAGTAATAGTAGGCGGCGTAAGAGACGGCATATTCGGGCCGGTAATAATGTTCGGCTTAGGCGGCATATTCGTAGAGGTATTAAAGGATGTATCATTCAGGATAACCCCTATAACACTTAACGACGCCTTAGACATGCTAAGCGAGGTTAAGTCAGCTAAAATACTTGAAGGCTATAGAGGGCAGCCAGCAATCGATAAGAAGGCGATTGCAGACATAATAGTTAAGACAGCGAGACTCATGGAGGAAAACCCGGAGATCGAGTCAATAGACCTCAACCCAGTTATGGCTTACTCTAAAGGTGCCATTGCAGTAGACGCTAGAGTAATCTTGAGTAATAGATAG
- a CDS encoding transcriptional regulator: MNTFETRREVITRLLRETGRPLTVYEIMATLGIRVPPEEIYLDLQHIAKSIRAKSNGSEVLLMEPPRCKKCGYVFSDMEKPKEPSRCPRCKSEWIEPPRFIITSKP; this comes from the coding sequence ATGAACACCTTTGAAACCCGTAGAGAAGTTATCACAAGGCTGTTACGGGAGACAGGGAGACCACTTACAGTCTACGAGATCATGGCTACCCTGGGAATAAGGGTTCCACCCGAAGAAATATACCTTGACCTCCAGCATATCGCTAAGAGCATTCGAGCTAAGTCTAATGGTAGTGAAGTACTATTAATGGAGCCGCCTAGATGCAAGAAATGCGGTTACGTATTTTCAGACATGGAGAAGCCGAAGGAGCCTTCAAGGTGCCCTAGGTGTAAGAGCGAGTGGATAGAACCTCCACGCTTCATCATAACATCAAAACCTTAG
- a CDS encoding purine-nucleoside phosphorylase, with translation MPIHLRDASHGDISENVIAVGDPARVDLLSSLLSDVKTVNLHRGFKTVTGFYKGRKVSIATHGIGAPSAAIVFEELHQLGAKRIVRVGTAGGVRRDTRIGDVVVATGASYTVNGCGLGQYMPGLCGPAAPDPLLTARIIQELEERKLSVKKGPVFSSDAFYAEDPSIAERLSRYGIVAIEMEAAILFTLGWMRGLETSCVLVISDVLHGEEAMKEFLSTKELAEIFLKVGEVVLEVFNRYY, from the coding sequence ATGCCTATACACCTCAGAGATGCTTCACACGGTGATATATCCGAGAATGTTATTGCTGTAGGAGACCCGGCACGCGTAGACCTTTTATCAAGCCTCCTCTCGGATGTAAAAACAGTAAATCTGCATCGTGGATTCAAAACTGTGACAGGATTCTACAAGGGTAGAAAAGTATCTATTGCAACCCATGGAATTGGAGCTCCAAGCGCAGCAATAGTCTTCGAGGAACTCCATCAGCTCGGCGCTAAGAGAATAGTGAGAGTTGGAACAGCTGGTGGTGTGAGAAGGGATACAAGGATAGGTGATGTAGTTGTAGCGACGGGAGCATCGTATACTGTGAATGGCTGTGGTTTAGGACAGTATATGCCTGGTTTATGCGGCCCAGCCGCTCCTGACCCTCTTCTAACAGCAAGGATTATACAAGAGCTTGAGGAGAGGAAACTAAGCGTTAAGAAGGGGCCTGTTTTCTCCAGCGATGCCTTCTATGCTGAAGACCCCTCAATCGCTGAGAGATTATCTCGCTACGGTATAGTAGCTATAGAGATGGAGGCAGCCATACTCTTCACTCTCGGGTGGATGCGCGGTCTTGAAACCTCGTGTGTTCTAGTCATAAGTGATGTTCTACACGGCGAAGAGGCGATGAAGGAGTTCCTGTCAACTAAGGAGCTTGCTGAAATCTTCTTGAAGGTTGGTGAAGTCGTCTTAGAAGTGTTTAACAGGTACTACTAG
- a CDS encoding helix-turn-helix domain-containing protein: MSVSSHVEVISEEVSRTLRKAGFRVEVLSYPSYTRSIDIVACRGETRVILKIVGDAGKISSMEVKDLKRSSIVYNSGVAVIAESEHKRKLEDDVVYVRHGINVVSPESFNRYIVSNEKPLIVNIKGNYYLKISPQRLQEKRREIGLRRGELAELIGVSRKAVYMYERGELMISLQKGLELAQLVGEDVFEEIDPLKINVDAVEDDNTVRESELVDSLEKTLWSSLNRLSSLVVKLHRTPVDFVAKSRRVITITRLDRAEKKPEKLENAEKIADTTGSKLIAIKSASDLKNIEEILLDEQT; the protein is encoded by the coding sequence TTGAGCGTCAGCAGTCATGTAGAGGTTATCTCAGAGGAGGTTTCAAGAACCCTGAGGAAAGCTGGATTTAGAGTTGAGGTTCTCTCATACCCCAGCTACACTAGAAGCATAGATATCGTGGCCTGCCGGGGTGAGACAAGAGTAATCTTGAAGATTGTTGGGGATGCTGGAAAGATAAGTAGCATGGAGGTTAAGGATCTAAAGAGATCCAGTATCGTGTACAACTCAGGTGTTGCTGTAATAGCTGAAAGCGAGCATAAGAGGAAGCTAGAGGATGACGTCGTATACGTGAGACACGGCATAAACGTTGTGTCCCCTGAATCCTTTAACAGGTATATAGTTAGCAATGAGAAGCCTCTTATCGTAAACATCAAAGGCAACTATTACCTTAAAATATCGCCTCAACGCCTGCAGGAGAAGAGAAGGGAGATTGGATTGAGGAGAGGAGAGCTAGCTGAACTCATAGGGGTTAGCAGGAAGGCCGTGTACATGTATGAGAGGGGAGAGCTTATGATATCGCTTCAAAAAGGTTTAGAGCTAGCTCAACTCGTGGGTGAAGATGTCTTCGAGGAGATTGATCCACTCAAGATAAACGTTGATGCCGTAGAGGACGATAACACTGTAAGGGAATCCGAGCTAGTAGACAGCTTAGAGAAAACCTTATGGAGCTCGCTCAACAGGCTGAGCAGCCTCGTTGTTAAACTCCATAGAACACCAGTCGACTTTGTTGCCAAAAGTAGAAGAGTTATCACTATAACCAGGCTGGATAGAGCCGAGAAGAAGCCAGAGAAGCTCGAGAACGCTGAGAAGATAGCGGATACCACCGGCTCCAAGCTCATAGCAATTAAGAGTGCAAGCGATTTAAAGAATATTGAGGAGATACTGTTAGACGAGCAGACCTAG